The Sinorhizobium alkalisoli genomic interval CCGGTCTCGACGACCTGCTGCGGAAGGAAACCGTGACGGCCTATATCGGCTTCGACCCGACGGCGCCGAGCCTGCATGCGGGCGGCCTTATCCAGATCATGATGCTGCATTGGCTCCAGGCAACCGGCCATCGGCCGATCTCGCTGATGGGCGGTGGCACCGGCATGGTCGGCGACCCGTCCTTCAAGGACGAAGCGCGGCAGTTGATGACCGTTGAGACGATCGAAAGCAATATCGCCTCGATCAAGCGCGTCTTCGCCAACTATCTCGATTATGACAAAGGCCCGAATACGGCCCTGATGATCAATAATGCGGAGTGGCTCCGCTCGCTCAACTATCTCGAATTCCTGCGCGACGTCGGCCGTTACTTCTCGGTCAATCGGATGCTCTCCTTCGACAGCGTGAAAACGAGGCTCGAGCGCGAACACTCGCTCTCCTTCCTCGAATTCAATTACATGATCCTGCAGGCCTACGACTTCGTCGAGCTCAACAAGCGCTACGATTGCCGTCTCCAGATGGGAGGTTCGGATCAGTGGGGCAATATCATCAACGGCATCGATCTCGGCCACCGCATGGGCACCCCGCAGCTCTACGCCCTCACCTCGCCTCTACTGACGACGGCGTCGGGGGCGAAGATGGGCAAGTCGGTCAACGGCGCGGTCTGGCTCAATCCGGACATGCTCGGCCCCTACGAGTTTTGGCAGTACTGGCGCAACACCGAGGATGCCGACGTGACGCGTTTTCTCAAGCTCTATACGACGTTGCCGATGCCCGAAATCGCTCGATTGTCGCAGCTCGGCGGCTCCGAGATCAACGAGGTAAAGAAGATCCTCGCGACCGAAATCACCGCCATGCTGCATGGGCGGTCTGCCGCTGAGCAGGCCGCCGAAACGGCGCGCAAGACCTTCGAGGAAGGGGCGCTTGCCGAGAACCTGCCTTCAGTCGAGGTCCCAGCCGCCGAACTCGAGGCCGGCCTCGGCCTGTTGACGCTCGTGGTGCGCGCCGGTCTCGCCGCTTCGAACGGCGAAGCGCGGCGGCACGTTCAGGGTGGTGCCGTGCGGATCAACGACCAGCCGGTCAGCGATGAACGCCGGATCGTCGCAAGCGCCGACGTCACCGGAGATGGCGTCGTCAAGCTCTCGCTCGGCAAGAAGAAACACATGCTGGTGCGCCCCGTCTGAGGCTGAGCGCAACGCTCGTAGCGGCCGGGGGACACCCCTGCGCCTGTCGCGGGGGATCCTGTCCAGGGCGCATCCGGTTCACTTCGGCAGAGCGTGGAAATGGTGGCGGATCCCCGGTCCGCCGCATCAGATTATTGAAACTCGAATATGTTGCGAAAAACGCCCGGTGCGATGATCGACAGCGGGTTGATCAACAGGCTCGGCTGATCGAAGGGCCCCGTCAGTTTGAACGTGATGCCGAGCAGCCCGCGGTCGCGGCCGTTGCCGAGCAAGCCGCCGATCAGCGGCAGCTCGGCGAAAATGCGGTTGAGGCCATAGGCGGGCATGAATGTTCCAGTCATGTCCATGCGGCCGTTCGCGTCGCGAATCGTGCCTTGGAAGGTCGCGCCGACATCGACGCCGCGCAGGACGCCGCCGTCGACCCGAATCATGCCCCGATCCAGGAGCAGTTGTGCATAGCCCCGCTCGAAGCGTGCCGTGCTGACGTCTATATCCCGTCGCACGGCTTGGCTGAGACTGCGGCCGTCCTGCCCGGCGGGGGTCGAGATCATCGACTGCAGCTTCTGTTCCCCGATGAGAGAGAACTTCCTGAGGTCGACCGCGCCGCGCCAGGACCTGGCGCCCCGGTCGCGCAGCCTGAGATTGAGGAGCCCGCCTCGCATATTGCGGTAGACGTCGGCGAAGCGCGCGAGCGCGCCCGCGTCGCTCGTCGTCAATTCGAGCGTGTTGTCCGCCCCCGCCTTCACCATCCTGGCGACCACTGCCTGGCCGCTTCCGGTGACAGCAGACAGATCGATATCGTCGATCTGCTGGCCGCGCGCCGAATAGGCAAAGTTCACATTTGACAAGACCTCGCCGTTGAAGCCGATAACCCGGTCGAGCCGCGCACTGATCCTCACATTGCCGTCGTCGCCGGAGTTCGCGCCGCCCTTCGCCCGCGCCAGTGGTAGCCGGATATCCGCCGATGGACCGGTCAGGGCCACGGTGTATCCGCCCTTGCCGCGGTCGACATCGACTGCAAAGTCGTCGCCATGGGCGAGGCTGACGCCATCAAGCCGTGCCGAAGCCAGGCCCGCATCATCGACGCGGAGGTCACCGGTTGCGCCGAAGCCGTCGCCCGCGATACGGAAATCCCTTATCTCCGTGACGCCGCCCGTAGCTTTCACTGTGAATACCGCATTGGCCGCAATGCCGGCGCCCTTGCTCCAGCCGATCCAGGGCAGCGACAGCGAAGCCCCGGTGAGATCGGCTTTCACGGACTGGCTGCCGTCCTCGGCGAGCGAAACCTCGGCCCTGACCGGTCCGTTGACGATCCCGGACAGGGCGGGGGCGATCTTGCGTCGCGCGGCGTCGTCCAGCGTTCCGGAAATGTCGCGCGTCCTCTTCACATCGGCGGCCGGATCCACCGGTTCGGTGAGGGCGATCCGCATTTTCGCGCCGTCGATCGAGGCATCCGCATCAAGGACTGCCTTGCTGTTGTCGATCCTCATCGTGCCGCTCAGGTCGGCAATGGAGCGCCCGGCAACCGGACGGTTGATCGTCACGTCCTGCAGCCGCATCTCCGCCTGCCAAAGCGGGCGCGGCGGGTTCTGATCCATGATCAATCCGAACCGCGCGCCGACGAGGGCGGTCACCGGTCCAGTAAAGTCCTCCGGCACGAACGGCGTTTTCTGGAGCGCATGGATCGGCCTGTAGGCGACGA includes:
- the tyrS gene encoding tyrosine--tRNA ligase, which translates into the protein MSEFKSDFLRTLSERGFIHQTSDDAGLDDLLRKETVTAYIGFDPTAPSLHAGGLIQIMMLHWLQATGHRPISLMGGGTGMVGDPSFKDEARQLMTVETIESNIASIKRVFANYLDYDKGPNTALMINNAEWLRSLNYLEFLRDVGRYFSVNRMLSFDSVKTRLEREHSLSFLEFNYMILQAYDFVELNKRYDCRLQMGGSDQWGNIINGIDLGHRMGTPQLYALTSPLLTTASGAKMGKSVNGAVWLNPDMLGPYEFWQYWRNTEDADVTRFLKLYTTLPMPEIARLSQLGGSEINEVKKILATEITAMLHGRSAAEQAAETARKTFEEGALAENLPSVEVPAAELEAGLGLLTLVVRAGLAASNGEARRHVQGGAVRINDQPVSDERRIVASADVTGDGVVKLSLGKKKHMLVRPV